ACGGGGCGCGGCTCGTCAAGCGCGTGGTGGGGGTGCCGGGCGACGTCATCGCCATGCAGGGCGGCCGACTCTCGGTGAACGGCGAGCCCCTGGCCTATGAACCCCTCGATGATCCGGCCCTGCCGGCGAGCCTCGGCGCCGAGGGCGCCGGCAAGACCTTCTTCCGCGAGCACCTGCCCGGGCATCCCCACGTCGTGGCCTACGACACGGCCCGGGCCAACGCCCGCGACTTCGGTCCGGTGACCGTGCCCGTCGGCCGCTACTTCATGATGGGCGACAACCGCGACCACAGCGCCGACTCCCGCTACTTCGGCTTCGTGGCGCGCGAGGACGTGCTGGGCCGCGTGCAGGGGCTGGTCTGGTCCCTCGACCTGGAGAACCACTGGCGTCCGCGCTGGTCGCGCTTCGGCGACCGGCTCATCTGAGCGGCGGCCCCCCGGCGATGCGACGAGCGAGACCCGGCCCTGCGGCCGGGTCTTTCGCTGCGTCCGATCAGTCCGGATCGCCCGGCAGCAGCACGACGTCGACGGGGATCCCCGACAGGGCGCAGGCCTGGACGAGGGCCTGGTGGTAGG
This region of bacterium genomic DNA includes:
- the lepB gene encoding signal peptidase I; amino-acid sequence: MAWLRRQGLIGMAVVVFLALGFRSAIADWNDVPTGSMKPTILIGDRIFVNKVAYDLTVPFTSWRVATWGAPARGDIVTCWSPADGARLVKRVVGVPGDVIAMQGGRLSVNGEPLAYEPLDDPALPASLGAEGAGKTFFREHLPGHPHVVAYDTARANARDFGPVTVPVGRYFMMGDNRDHSADSRYFGFVAREDVLGRVQGLVWSLDLENHWRPRWSRFGDRLI